The following proteins are co-located in the Pseudoalteromonas sp. N1230-9 genome:
- a CDS encoding ABC transporter ATP-binding protein: protein MTESVIHAKGLVKQFGDLKAIDNLDLDIEQGQIYGFLGPNGCGKTTAIRMLTGLLKPTSGDINVLGLSLPKDAEKLRTQLGYMTQKFSLYSDLTVLENLKFMAALYPFKKQQKQQRIDELLHTYGLDQRVDQMAGSMSGGQRQRLALAAAVINKPKILFLDEPTSAVDPQNRRDFWETLFDLSNAGTTILVTTHYMDEAERCHRLAILESGIKRADGSPKQLMTDMHAHVVEIAGAQTRELKKQLATIDHVISATQLGAQLRVLVKKDVQDPVEFIKQQSFCQDTWQVNSVRPSLEDVFVTCTGQGRQ from the coding sequence ATGACTGAATCGGTGATCCATGCCAAAGGTTTAGTAAAACAATTTGGCGATTTAAAAGCGATTGATAACCTTGATCTAGACATTGAACAAGGGCAAATTTATGGCTTTTTGGGCCCTAATGGCTGTGGTAAAACGACCGCAATCCGTATGCTTACGGGGCTATTGAAGCCAACCTCTGGTGATATCAATGTGCTTGGCTTAAGTCTGCCAAAAGATGCTGAAAAGCTCAGAACACAACTTGGTTATATGACGCAAAAGTTTTCACTTTATAGTGACTTGACCGTGCTTGAAAACCTAAAGTTCATGGCGGCGCTTTACCCGTTTAAAAAGCAGCAAAAACAACAAAGAATTGACGAATTGCTCCATACTTATGGTCTTGATCAAAGAGTCGATCAAATGGCTGGAAGTATGAGTGGGGGCCAACGGCAGCGCTTAGCACTGGCTGCTGCAGTGATTAATAAACCGAAAATTTTATTTCTTGATGAACCAACATCGGCAGTCGATCCACAAAATCGCCGTGATTTTTGGGAAACACTGTTTGATTTAAGTAATGCCGGTACCACGATATTAGTCACCACTCATTACATGGATGAAGCTGAGCGTTGTCATCGTTTAGCCATTTTAGAATCTGGTATTAAACGCGCGGATGGCTCTCCAAAGCAATTAATGACAGACATGCACGCTCATGTTGTAGAGATCGCAGGGGCGCAAACCAGAGAATTAAAAAAACAACTCGCAACAATCGACCATGTTATCTCGGCAACTCAGTTAGGTGCACAGCTGCGAGTATTAGTGAAAAAAGATGTTCAAGACCCCGTTGAGTTCATAAAGCAGCAATCATTCTGTCAGGATACGTGGCAAGTAAATAGTGTGCGTCCAAGCCTTGAAGACGTGTTTGTCACCTGTACAGGGCAGGGCAGACAATGA
- a CDS encoding HlyD family secretion protein, with protein sequence MLAKRVVLILISLVITACSDSNEGVALGTLERERVIHPATTNEILIDLPVSAGQLVEKGQVIAQFDAELQQAIVAKAQAQLAQATAFLDKTLNGARPEEVAAASAKVAAANAAYTQSEANFRRAKTLVKDKLASQETLDSATAARDETFANLESAKQNLNELTNGSRVEDINSAKAQVQAAEAELKVQQKYLSDLTIKAMRAGRVDNLPWHVGERVTKGSPVVIIQANSAPYARVYIPEPYRAKLNQGMTLTVRVDGIDKDIQGELTWIATEPAFTPFYALNQEERARLMYLAEVTLPTSENNLPTGVPAQVIMP encoded by the coding sequence ATGTTAGCTAAACGTGTTGTACTCATACTAATTTCTTTAGTCATTACTGCTTGCTCAGACTCAAATGAGGGAGTAGCGCTAGGAACGCTTGAGCGTGAGCGTGTGATCCATCCTGCAACGACTAACGAAATACTGATCGATTTACCCGTTTCAGCAGGCCAGTTGGTCGAAAAAGGGCAGGTGATTGCACAGTTCGATGCCGAGCTACAACAAGCGATTGTTGCCAAAGCACAAGCTCAACTAGCTCAAGCCACTGCATTTCTTGATAAAACCTTGAATGGTGCTCGCCCCGAAGAAGTTGCTGCCGCATCAGCCAAAGTAGCAGCAGCTAATGCTGCATATACGCAAAGCGAAGCTAATTTTCGCCGTGCAAAAACCTTAGTTAAAGATAAACTCGCAAGCCAAGAAACCTTAGACAGTGCAACCGCTGCACGAGATGAGACTTTCGCTAATTTAGAATCAGCAAAGCAGAACTTAAATGAGTTAACAAATGGTTCTCGCGTTGAAGATATTAATAGTGCGAAAGCGCAAGTTCAGGCGGCAGAAGCAGAACTAAAAGTACAGCAAAAATACCTCTCAGATCTGACAATTAAAGCGATGCGTGCTGGCAGGGTCGATAATTTACCGTGGCACGTAGGTGAGCGAGTTACCAAAGGCAGCCCAGTCGTTATAATTCAAGCAAACAGCGCACCATACGCGCGCGTATATATCCCTGAACCATATCGTGCCAAGCTTAATCAGGGCATGACACTTACGGTTCGTGTCGATGGCATAGATAAAGATATTCAGGGTGAACTGACCTGGATTGCCACAGAGCCTGCGTTCACGCCTTTTTATGCCCTTAATCAGGAAGAGCGTGCGCGATTAATGTATCTTGCAGAGGTAACACTACCGACAAGTGAAAATAATTTACCGACAGGCGTACCTGCTCAAGTGATTATGCCATGA
- a CDS encoding response regulator, with protein sequence MPTKIFSKAKILIVEEQPLAQSYMKQSLEGLGFRQLRFAEHAIAAKEQCQVEQFDLIVCSFNLSKHQDGYQLYEELKVKRYIKSSTGFIFISAETSGSLVHSVLELQPDDFLVKPYTIYELKNRIEKVLMRKYHLQRVYQLIDDDNDSKAIKHIDELLQNKSNTYSAILLRLKGNALLRLKRNEDAKAFFKSVLNIQKFTWAKVGLVEALIANNEHILAQRMLKTMLQRNETRLVALDLLGRLEVKLNQFDEAQAFFSQAVNIAPRNISRQKALSHVSLLNHDYEKNYLTQKDIANYAKHSIHDHPDVYLNAARAGIDFALTTDQSDQVNRISRQTNQYLNDLKQQFPNSNNQTQIDVLNARLHYLKDEHQKAKALIEQLDESDTQIRSVDGALDKAKAFHELGFHNKAQMLFNQIITHCERHPSVSDPVYVRYIQQQQTERRDIKMGPKELNNHAVSHFNKGQLNVALEAFTQAFRVMPKNASIALNLLQCLFDNNGQGQSFNLVLAKKCYRLLSKHALEDEQAARFEKIKARAAKMNLQLTD encoded by the coding sequence ATGCCTACAAAGATTTTTTCGAAAGCTAAAATATTAATAGTGGAAGAGCAGCCGCTAGCTCAAAGCTATATGAAACAATCTCTTGAAGGGTTAGGTTTTCGTCAACTTCGCTTTGCTGAACACGCAATAGCTGCCAAGGAGCAATGCCAAGTTGAACAGTTTGATTTAATTGTTTGCTCATTTAATTTAAGCAAACACCAAGATGGTTATCAGCTCTATGAAGAGCTAAAAGTAAAACGTTATATTAAAAGCTCAACTGGGTTTATTTTTATTTCAGCAGAGACAAGCGGCTCATTAGTTCATAGTGTATTAGAACTACAGCCCGATGACTTTCTTGTTAAACCATACACAATTTACGAACTCAAAAACCGTATCGAAAAAGTACTCATGCGTAAATACCATTTACAGCGTGTGTACCAACTAATTGATGACGATAACGACTCTAAAGCAATTAAGCACATAGACGAGCTATTACAAAATAAGAGTAATACTTATAGTGCTATTTTGTTACGGTTAAAAGGTAATGCCCTACTCCGCTTAAAGCGTAATGAAGATGCAAAAGCTTTCTTCAAGTCAGTACTCAATATTCAAAAATTTACATGGGCTAAAGTGGGCTTAGTTGAAGCGCTTATCGCGAATAACGAACATATTCTCGCTCAGCGTATGCTCAAAACGATGTTACAACGCAATGAAACTCGCTTAGTCGCACTCGATTTACTCGGTCGCTTGGAGGTTAAACTAAACCAATTTGACGAGGCTCAAGCTTTCTTCAGTCAGGCTGTTAATATTGCTCCCCGTAATATTTCTCGCCAAAAAGCACTCAGTCACGTTTCCTTGCTTAATCATGATTATGAGAAAAATTACCTAACACAAAAAGACATTGCCAATTACGCGAAACACTCTATTCATGATCACCCTGATGTTTATTTAAATGCCGCACGCGCAGGCATCGACTTTGCGCTTACGACAGATCAAAGCGATCAAGTTAATCGTATCTCAAGGCAAACTAATCAATATTTAAATGATTTAAAGCAGCAGTTTCCGAACAGTAATAACCAAACTCAAATTGATGTTTTAAATGCACGATTACACTACTTAAAAGATGAACATCAAAAAGCAAAAGCACTGATTGAACAGCTTGATGAAAGTGATACGCAAATTCGCTCCGTCGACGGAGCACTTGATAAAGCAAAAGCTTTTCACGAACTTGGCTTTCATAACAAAGCACAAATGCTTTTTAATCAAATAATTACTCATTGCGAGCGACACCCATCTGTCAGCGACCCTGTTTATGTACGCTATATTCAACAGCAACAAACAGAGCGTCGTGACATCAAAATGGGTCCGAAAGAATTAAACAATCACGCTGTTTCGCATTTTAATAAAGGTCAGCTCAATGTTGCACTCGAAGCATTTACACAAGCTTTTAGAGTCATGCCTAAAAATGCCAGCATTGCTCTAAATCTATTACAGTGTTTATTTGATAACAATGGACAAGGTCAATCCTTCAACCTTGTACTTGCCAAAAAATGTTACCGCTTGCTAAGTAAGCACGCGCTTGAAGATGAGCAAGCCGCGCGTTTTGAAAAAATAAAAGCCCGCGCAGCAAAAATGAACCTACAGCTTACTGATTAA
- a CDS encoding extracellular solute-binding protein, with protein sequence MKTYLKHFLFLITLLGGINTSASSELQHWQQAKINWQSEAGSHINILADEQPAFMALKPYIPLFEKLTGISVGFHPLEQSQMRIRRHQDLSEGLGLYDVHPMGITFLGEAQSHGWIEPLAPYLENPLITDKSWYQLEDISERSLALCRINGALYSLPFDFSAPIYFYRKDLFTRFNLKVPDTYADLLKTKVALQRAIDTDPQLKGMHAFASRTLPGAGLNTWTILPIMRAYGAQVINEHGESEFDRPETEDALKMYRNLVTGYGTPDNSRLLHFYELRNQFKQGKLASAFLASHFYNEIDTAEESDIWNKWEAAPLPAGPVARETSPWAWAFTINAHSNNKTAAWLFIQWATSEQTASLLSTGGSPPRKKVWHEKLFTLVNKPGFNNTMLWVFDHATPDRLQAGMVEFPVIGKVISYTFSQIFYGADIKESIKATHAKINADMKQLTSNRAVQQ encoded by the coding sequence TTGAAAACGTATTTAAAACACTTTCTTTTTTTAATCACTTTACTGGGCGGTATTAATACGAGTGCCTCATCAGAGCTACAACACTGGCAACAAGCAAAGATCAATTGGCAAAGTGAAGCTGGTAGCCATATAAACATATTAGCTGATGAGCAGCCTGCTTTTATGGCTTTAAAGCCTTATATTCCTCTATTCGAGAAGCTAACTGGTATTTCTGTCGGCTTTCACCCACTTGAGCAATCTCAAATGCGTATTAGACGCCACCAAGATTTAAGTGAAGGGCTTGGTTTATATGATGTTCACCCAATGGGAATTACTTTTTTAGGTGAAGCACAAAGTCATGGCTGGATTGAGCCCTTAGCACCCTATTTAGAAAATCCACTAATTACCGATAAAAGCTGGTATCAATTAGAGGATATTAGTGAACGAAGTCTTGCGCTCTGCCGCATTAATGGCGCACTGTATTCACTTCCTTTTGATTTTTCTGCGCCAATTTATTTTTATCGAAAAGACTTATTTACACGTTTCAATCTTAAAGTCCCCGATACGTATGCAGATCTATTAAAAACAAAAGTAGCATTACAACGCGCTATTGATACTGATCCTCAATTAAAGGGTATGCACGCATTTGCCTCTCGCACCTTACCTGGTGCAGGATTAAACACATGGACTATTTTACCTATTATGCGCGCTTACGGTGCACAGGTAATTAATGAACATGGGGAATCAGAGTTTGATCGCCCTGAAACAGAAGATGCCTTAAAGATGTATCGCAATTTAGTAACTGGCTATGGCACACCAGACAATAGCCGGCTTTTACATTTTTATGAGTTGCGAAACCAGTTTAAGCAAGGAAAGCTCGCATCCGCTTTTTTAGCCTCACATTTCTACAATGAAATTGATACAGCGGAAGAATCCGATATTTGGAATAAATGGGAAGCGGCCCCTTTACCAGCGGGCCCTGTTGCGCGAGAAACCTCTCCTTGGGCTTGGGCGTTTACAATTAATGCTCATTCAAATAATAAAACAGCTGCGTGGTTATTCATTCAATGGGCGACAAGTGAACAAACAGCCTCATTATTAAGTACTGGCGGCTCGCCCCCACGAAAAAAAGTATGGCACGAAAAACTGTTCACTCTTGTCAACAAACCTGGCTTTAATAACACTATGCTATGGGTATTTGATCACGCCACACCAGATCGCTTACAAGCAGGCATGGTTGAATTTCCGGTTATCGGAAAAGTCATTTCATATACATTTAGTCAAATCTTTTATGGTGCAGATATTAAAGAATCAATAAAAGCCACCCATGCTAAAATTAACGCCGATATGAAGCAGTTAACGTCAAACAGAGCGGTTCAACAATGA
- a CDS encoding ATP-binding protein, with amino-acid sequence MHVVELKEQTLLNMSEKADAIVSPMLSEIDNLTTDNTIGSWVLKIQGITLKNILKNNTFDDLQTIYFIDQNNFIAAHPDTSKIDTLETNQVILKQLKPNQNTIVPLDQQYAVAVPIDNHQGENIGYVIVTFSDKDLALKTKSIISNAISLFAIYLLAAMIIAYIIIRRIILQPVEQLVEFSHAVTTGDLNCPINIKSQDEIGTLASGFKMMRAAVRQQINSMHEQHSQLEETIAKRTQEYIDAKEQAEQSNQAKSRFLANMSHELRTPLNAVLGFSQLLQDSETDKNKRRYLEAISISGSSLLNVLNDILDLSKIDAGKMQLDIDRVEIPTICHELNMMFLQLSAQKDLDFKVTAHPGFKTPVLLDSNKVRQVLTNLISNAIKFTSQGCVDVYFDFKPHDDESHIDIAIHVKDTGKGIPKDQQDLIFNDFEQVQGQRSSEFGGTGLGLAISLRFIKLMGGELSVLSEKDKGSEFIVSIPNVELAESMAEVEHRNYPAISSYHFNPARILIVDDIPYNRDYLESFLSRWSFTIDTAINGEDALKKIEQQQPDLIIMDLKMPVMGGLEACQLIRSDDRFKHIPIIAVTASSLKDEKAQSNILTDYIISKPIYREHLIFIIAQYLD; translated from the coding sequence ATGCATGTAGTTGAGTTAAAAGAACAGACTTTACTGAATATGAGTGAGAAAGCCGATGCGATCGTTTCACCTATGCTCTCAGAAATCGACAATTTAACGACCGATAACACCATTGGCAGTTGGGTTTTAAAGATTCAGGGGATCACGTTAAAGAATATCTTAAAAAACAATACATTTGATGATCTTCAAACCATTTATTTTATTGATCAAAATAACTTTATTGCAGCTCACCCCGACACATCTAAAATTGATACGCTAGAAACAAATCAAGTAATACTCAAGCAACTTAAGCCAAATCAAAATACCATCGTGCCTTTAGATCAACAATACGCTGTTGCCGTACCCATTGATAACCATCAAGGTGAGAATATAGGTTACGTTATTGTGACCTTTTCAGACAAAGACTTGGCCCTAAAAACAAAATCAATCATTAGTAATGCAATATCTTTATTTGCAATTTACCTACTTGCTGCGATGATCATTGCCTATATCATCATCAGGCGAATTATCTTACAGCCTGTAGAGCAACTTGTAGAGTTTTCTCATGCTGTTACCACAGGTGATTTAAACTGCCCTATCAATATTAAAAGCCAAGATGAAATTGGTACCCTAGCAAGTGGCTTTAAGATGATGCGCGCGGCGGTAAGGCAGCAGATCAACAGCATGCATGAACAACACAGTCAATTAGAAGAAACCATCGCTAAGCGCACACAAGAATATATTGATGCGAAGGAGCAAGCTGAACAATCTAATCAAGCCAAAAGCCGCTTTTTAGCAAATATGTCACATGAGTTAAGAACACCACTCAATGCGGTGCTTGGGTTTAGCCAATTACTACAAGACAGTGAAACAGACAAAAACAAGCGTCGCTACTTAGAAGCAATATCAATTTCAGGTAGTTCACTACTCAATGTTCTTAATGATATTCTTGATTTGTCAAAAATTGATGCTGGAAAAATGCAACTTGATATAGATCGCGTCGAGATCCCGACTATCTGTCATGAATTAAACATGATGTTTTTGCAATTAAGTGCCCAAAAAGATCTCGACTTTAAAGTGACAGCTCACCCTGGCTTCAAAACCCCCGTATTACTTGATAGCAATAAAGTACGCCAAGTACTGACAAACTTAATCAGTAATGCGATTAAGTTTACCTCACAAGGGTGTGTCGATGTGTATTTCGACTTCAAGCCTCATGATGATGAAAGTCATATCGATATTGCTATTCATGTTAAAGACACGGGCAAAGGCATTCCTAAAGATCAGCAAGATTTAATCTTTAATGACTTCGAACAAGTTCAAGGTCAGCGCAGTTCAGAGTTTGGGGGAACAGGCCTTGGATTAGCAATTTCACTACGTTTTATTAAATTAATGGGTGGCGAGTTATCGGTATTGAGTGAAAAAGATAAAGGCAGTGAGTTTATTGTATCAATTCCTAATGTTGAACTTGCGGAATCAATGGCCGAGGTAGAGCATCGTAACTACCCTGCTATTTCAAGCTACCACTTTAACCCTGCGCGTATTTTAATTGTCGACGATATCCCCTACAACAGAGACTATTTAGAGTCATTTTTATCACGTTGGAGTTTTACTATAGATACCGCTATAAATGGAGAAGACGCACTTAAAAAGATAGAACAACAGCAACCGGATTTAATAATCATGGATTTAAAAATGCCGGTAATGGGTGGGCTAGAAGCATGTCAGTTAATTCGTAGTGACGACCGTTTTAAACACATTCCAATTATCGCAGTAACCGCATCCTCGTTAAAAGATGAAAAGGCACAATCGAATATTCTAACTGACTATATAATCAGTAAACCAATATACCGAGAGCACCTTATCTTTATTATTGCCCAGTACTTAGATTAG
- the msrB gene encoding peptide-methionine (R)-S-oxide reductase MsrB: MLTWQDILTFAQTGNPTPPRRVEKSASEWQSQLDEHTFYVTRLKGTERPHSSDSCTLFEPGKYACVCCDNLLFDADEKFDSGTGWPSFTQPSSKESIAYIVDNSHAMQRIEAVCNVCDAHLGHVFPDGPAPSGLRYCMNAIAMKKCD, translated from the coding sequence ATGTTAACTTGGCAAGATATATTAACGTTCGCACAAACTGGTAATCCGACTCCGCCGCGCAGAGTCGAAAAGAGCGCCTCTGAGTGGCAGTCACAGTTAGATGAACACACCTTTTATGTGACACGTTTAAAAGGAACAGAGCGCCCACACAGCTCCGATTCATGTACTTTATTCGAACCTGGTAAATACGCTTGTGTATGCTGTGATAATTTGCTGTTTGACGCAGATGAAAAATTTGACAGTGGTACTGGTTGGCCTTCATTTACGCAACCAAGCAGTAAAGAAAGTATTGCTTATATTGTGGATAACAGCCACGCAATGCAACGTATAGAAGCGGTTTGTAATGTGTGCGATGCGCACTTAGGCCATGTTTTTCCTGATGGCCCAGCACCGAGCGGCCTTCGTTATTGTATGAATGCTATTGCCATGAAAAAATGCGACTAA
- a CDS encoding DUF2919 domain-containing protein, whose product MRYGPEYWDKYGAYRTPIAFHLSLLVLLRSYFIWIMAALSRRPDLDIMSLFFSSKSDFFFSIGIAAIALLPAVIFCLRRPQDNPDSAKRLASIWRFMRWPLILCAIIDLGWLTYQAAHSHYQFSLFLACQMVIVLWVLLYLLKSRYLSVFFNDWPDPIIKKGE is encoded by the coding sequence ATGCGTTATGGGCCTGAATATTGGGATAAATACGGAGCATATAGAACGCCTATAGCTTTTCATTTATCTTTATTAGTACTTTTACGCAGTTACTTTATTTGGATTATGGCGGCGCTGAGTCGTCGCCCTGATTTAGATATTATGTCGTTATTTTTTAGCAGTAAGTCTGATTTCTTTTTTTCTATCGGTATTGCGGCCATTGCTTTATTACCTGCTGTTATATTTTGTTTAAGACGACCACAAGATAACCCTGATAGCGCAAAGCGACTCGCAAGCATATGGCGTTTTATGCGTTGGCCATTAATTTTATGTGCAATTATTGATCTAGGCTGGCTTACATATCAAGCAGCGCATAGTCATTATCAATTTTCATTGTTTCTAGCGTGTCAAATGGTAATTGTATTATGGGTGTTGTTGTACTTACTGAAAAGTCGTTACCTCAGCGTATTTTTTAATGATTGGCCTGATCCAATTATTAAAAAAGGAGAATAA
- a CDS encoding DUF3392 family protein: protein MDSFLQAMSSLALTLGHWLQPHLYNISLLLVVCFLSLYADDIIKITKRFVARRHFIIRILCFVLVTGFGMGLLVVFITPYLSKLLMLLGVKWLALTLTAAFLVLGIIADRKNQL, encoded by the coding sequence ATGGATAGTTTTTTACAGGCAATGTCGTCGCTTGCATTAACTCTAGGTCATTGGTTGCAGCCTCACTTATATAATATTTCGTTATTGTTAGTGGTTTGTTTTTTATCTCTCTATGCGGACGATATCATTAAAATAACAAAGCGTTTTGTGGCACGTCGTCACTTCATTATACGTATTCTGTGTTTTGTGTTAGTCACAGGGTTCGGTATGGGGTTATTGGTTGTATTTATTACCCCTTACTTGAGCAAGCTGCTTATGCTGTTGGGTGTAAAATGGTTGGCTTTGACACTCACAGCTGCCTTCTTAGTATTGGGTATTATCGCTGATAGAAAGAATCAACTGTAA
- the ligA gene encoding NAD-dependent DNA ligase LigA, with protein MSSPIFEQITQLRAQLEEHNHNYYVLDAPSIPDAEYDRLMRELSALEQANPEFQSPDSPTQKVGGAALDKFEQVTHRVPMLSLDNAFSEEEFAAFNRRIKERVMNNNELTFCCEPKLDGLAVSIIYRNGVLVQAATRGDGMVGENITQNVKTIRNVPLKLRGDDIPAELEVRGEVFMDTAGFIKLNTEAQKRGEKVFVNPRNAAAGSLRQLDSKVTAKRPLMFYAYSTGLVADGQLPEDHYQQLAKLTDWGLPLCPETKLVEGQQAALDYYQDILVRREQLKYEIDGVVIKVNDKKLQERLGFVARAPRWAIAFKFPAQEEVTKLLDVEFQVGRTGAITPVARLEPVFVGGVTVSNATLHNGDEIARLGVKIGDTVIIRRAGDVIPQITQVVLERRPDDAKEIEFPATCPICDSHVERIEGEAVARCTGGLVCQAQRKQAIKHFASRKALDVDGLGDKIVDQLVDRELIKTPADLFILKQGHFESLERMGPKSAKNLVNALQDAKQTTLAKFLYSLGIREVGEATAQNLANHFLTLEKITQASVDALTEVSDVGEIVAKHVRGFFSEEHNMDVVNALIEQGIHWPALSAPSEDAQPLAGLTYVLTGTLSELNRNDAKARLQALGAKVSGSVSAKTDALIAGEKAGSKLTKAQDLGIDILTEADLIALLGEHNG; from the coding sequence ATGTCCAGCCCTATCTTTGAGCAAATTACTCAATTACGTGCCCAGTTAGAAGAGCACAACCATAATTACTATGTGCTGGATGCACCCAGTATTCCTGATGCAGAATACGACCGTTTAATGCGTGAGCTAAGTGCACTTGAACAAGCGAATCCAGAATTTCAAAGCCCTGATTCACCTACCCAGAAGGTGGGTGGTGCAGCACTTGATAAATTTGAGCAAGTAACGCACCGAGTACCTATGTTGTCACTTGATAACGCGTTTTCTGAGGAAGAATTTGCAGCCTTTAATCGCCGAATTAAAGAACGTGTTATGAATAATAACGAGCTGACATTTTGTTGTGAGCCAAAACTTGACGGTTTAGCCGTATCAATTATTTATCGCAATGGCGTGCTTGTACAAGCAGCCACTCGCGGCGATGGCATGGTCGGTGAAAATATTACCCAGAACGTAAAAACGATTCGAAATGTGCCGCTTAAGTTACGTGGTGATGATATTCCTGCAGAGCTTGAGGTTCGCGGTGAAGTATTTATGGATACCGCTGGGTTTATAAAGCTTAATACTGAAGCTCAAAAGCGTGGTGAAAAAGTATTTGTTAACCCTCGTAATGCAGCGGCAGGAAGCTTACGCCAACTAGATTCTAAAGTAACAGCAAAACGCCCATTAATGTTCTATGCCTACAGCACAGGTTTGGTTGCTGATGGTCAGTTACCGGAAGATCATTACCAACAACTTGCTAAGTTGACGGATTGGGGCTTACCACTTTGCCCTGAAACAAAGCTGGTTGAAGGTCAACAGGCCGCGCTCGACTATTATCAAGATATTTTAGTTCGTCGCGAACAATTAAAATACGAAATTGACGGCGTGGTGATCAAAGTAAACGATAAAAAATTACAAGAGCGTTTGGGCTTTGTTGCACGTGCACCACGCTGGGCAATTGCTTTTAAATTTCCTGCCCAAGAAGAAGTAACTAAACTGCTCGATGTTGAGTTTCAAGTAGGCCGCACCGGTGCAATTACCCCCGTTGCTCGTTTGGAGCCCGTTTTTGTAGGCGGCGTCACTGTGTCTAACGCAACGCTTCACAATGGCGATGAAATTGCCCGATTGGGCGTTAAAATAGGCGACACCGTGATTATTCGCCGTGCAGGTGATGTTATTCCACAAATTACGCAGGTTGTACTTGAGCGCCGCCCTGACGATGCCAAAGAGATTGAATTTCCAGCTACTTGCCCAATTTGTGATTCGCATGTGGAGCGCATTGAAGGCGAAGCGGTAGCTCGTTGTACAGGTGGTTTAGTTTGCCAAGCGCAGCGTAAGCAAGCAATTAAGCATTTTGCGTCACGTAAAGCGCTTGATGTCGATGGCTTAGGTGACAAAATTGTTGACCAGTTAGTTGACCGTGAACTGATTAAAACGCCTGCTGATTTATTTATCCTTAAGCAGGGTCATTTTGAATCACTTGAGCGTATGGGACCTAAGTCTGCTAAGAATTTAGTCAACGCATTGCAAGACGCTAAGCAAACAACGTTAGCCAAGTTTCTATATTCATTAGGTATTCGCGAAGTGGGTGAGGCGACAGCACAAAACTTAGCAAACCACTTTTTAACCCTAGAAAAAATAACTCAAGCAAGCGTTGATGCATTGACCGAAGTCAGTGATGTTGGTGAGATTGTTGCTAAACATGTACGTGGTTTCTTCAGTGAAGAGCATAACATGGACGTTGTTAATGCACTTATAGAGCAGGGCATTCATTGGCCTGCGTTGAGTGCTCCAAGTGAAGATGCGCAGCCATTAGCAGGGCTGACTTATGTTCTAACAGGTACGCTAAGTGAGCTTAACCGTAATGACGCAAAAGCGCGTTTACAGGCATTAGGTGCAAAAGTATCGGGAAGTGTCTCAGCAAAAACAGATGCGTTAATTGCTGGTGAGAAAGCCGGTTCTAAACTGACTAAAGCACAAGATTTAGGAATTGATATTTTAACTGAAGCCGATTTAATCGCATTACTAGGTGAACACAATGGATAG